GGCCAGGTAGCGGAAGCGGTACTCGCCGGGGCCGAGCTTCACGGTCACCGTGCGGGTGCCGTCCCGGCGGGTCACCAGCTCGTGCCGGCCGGGCTCCCAGTCGTTGAAGCAGCCGACCACGCTGACGGTGCCGGGCGGGGTGTCCCGGGGCAGGCAGAAGGTGACCCGGGTCTGGTTGCCGAAGAGCTTGTTGCGCTTGATCACGGGGGTCCTCCGGGGGTCGAGGGCGGTCACCAGGCCTAACGCGCGACACGCCGGGGGCGACTCGCCGTCGAGCCGGATCAGGTTCGCCGGTTTCGGTTGC
This sequence is a window from Micromonospora sp. NBRC 110009. Protein-coding genes within it:
- a CDS encoding isoamylase early set domain-containing protein — encoded protein: MIKRNKLFGNQTRVTFCLPRDTPPGTVSVVGCFNDWEPGRHELVTRRDGTRTVTVKLGPGEYRFRYLATGGVWLDDDSADAIDEQGSHLRL